In Arachis hypogaea cultivar Tifrunner chromosome 2, arahy.Tifrunner.gnm2.J5K5, whole genome shotgun sequence, a genomic segment contains:
- the LOC114925583 gene encoding uncharacterized protein: MSEANKRLELDAKDHPESYNIEELTGNESKVIEMDLMLGVADLNTLEAVAAAESVISSCQPAISLAADGKDTDTDLDESSTEDDNEDDGIRSGDAGNDGRKPSSLDDEKKKGKS; the protein is encoded by the exons ATGTCAGAAGCAAATAAGCGGCTGGAACTTGATGCGAAG gatCATCCTGAGAGTTACAATATTGAAGAGCTCACTGGAAATGAATCCAAAGTTATTGAAATG gaTTTGATGCTTGGTGTTGCGGATCTTAATACGCTTGAGGCTGTGGCTGCTGCTGAATCAGTAATTTCCAGTTGTCAGCCTGCGATTTCATTGGCCGCTGATGGCAAAGACACAGACACAGATTTAGATGAAAGCAGTACTGAAGATGATAACGAGGATGATGGAATCAGAAGTGGTGATGCTGGAAATGATGGTAGAAAGCCTTCATCTcttgatgatgaaaaaaagaaagggaaatcATAA